A single window of Sphingobacteriales bacterium DNA harbors:
- a CDS encoding GNAT family N-acetyltransferase, with the protein MTIIKIDNTQGNLVFDLFNKYRVFYKQTSDIDIARKFIQDRLDNNESVIFVAIDDSTNQAIGFTQLYPKYSSARVIKNWILNDLYVEVEYRKMGIGEKLIRHAMDFALQNGAKFVELSTAVDNFIAQRLYEQIGFKKVEPEIDFYTYRISLDL; encoded by the coding sequence ATGACAATAATTAAAATAGATAATACTCAAGGTAATTTAGTTTTTGATTTATTTAATAAATATAGAGTGTTCTATAAACAAACATCAGACATTGATATTGCTAGAAAATTTATCCAAGATAGACTAGATAATAATGAATCTGTCATATTTGTTGCTATTGATGACTCAACAAATCAAGCGATTGGATTTACACAACTTTATCCTAAATATTCATCAGCCAGAGTAATTAAAAATTGGATTCTTAACGATTTATATGTTGAAGTAGAATATAGGAAAATGGGTATTGGAGAAAAACTAATAAGGCATGCAATGGACTTTGCATTACAAAATGGTGCAAAGTTTGTAGAACTTTCTACTGCCGTAGATAATTTTATAGCGCAGCGTTTATATGAGCAAATTGGATTTAAAAAAGTAGAACCGGAAATCGATTTTTATACTTATCGAATTAGTTTAGATTTGTAA
- a CDS encoding response regulator transcription factor — protein sequence MDTTINDKINCIVVDDNFIDRKTTCAYLKQYNFINIVGEFESSIDALPKIKELQPFGVFLDIDMPEMNGLELRKHLTIVPACIFITSYPEYALESFEVDALDFMVKPINKDRFDKAMHKLLEYYTIKQKADLLTHTLGNENIIIKQGSEQIKLQLHQIIYLEAMKDYTAVVTNEKKYMVLEVLGNLIREKAFESFIRIHRSFAIQKHYVSKINNTEIELVNANTLPIGRSYKETIRELFN from the coding sequence ATGGACACGACTATAAATGATAAAATAAATTGTATTGTCGTAGATGATAATTTTATTGATAGAAAAACTACATGTGCTTATTTAAAACAATATAATTTCATAAATATTGTTGGTGAATTTGAGTCTTCAATTGATGCATTACCAAAAATTAAAGAATTACAACCATTTGGTGTTTTCTTAGATATTGATATGCCAGAAATGAATGGATTAGAACTAAGGAAGCATCTAACAATAGTTCCAGCATGTATATTTATTACAAGCTACCCAGAATATGCCTTAGAAAGTTTTGAAGTAGATGCTTTAGATTTTATGGTTAAGCCAATAAATAAAGATAGATTTGACAAAGCAATGCATAAGTTATTAGAATATTATACGATTAAACAAAAAGCAGATTTACTAACGCACACTTTGGGCAATGAAAATATTATTATTAAGCAAGGTTCAGAACAGATAAAACTTCAACTGCACCAAATTATATATTTGGAAGCCATGAAAGATTATACAGCAGTTGTAACTAATGAAAAAAAATATATGGTATTAGAAGTATTAGGTAATTTAATCAGAGAAAAAGCATTTGAAAGTTTTATACGCATCCACCGAAGTTTTGCGATACAAAAACATTATGTATCTAAAATCAACAACACTGAAATAGAATTGGTAAATGCAAACACATTACCTATTGGCAGAAGTTATAAAGAAACTATTAGAGAATTATTCAATTAA